In Trifolium pratense cultivar HEN17-A07 linkage group LG7, ARS_RC_1.1, whole genome shotgun sequence, a genomic segment contains:
- the LOC123894326 gene encoding uncharacterized protein LOC123894326 has translation MSHADKEDLSGVLGVRHVLGTGIYLGLPSMIGRSKKITFSYIKDRIWKRINSWRGRALSKAGKEVMIKSVLQAIPSYVMSMYILPSSFIGDIEKMLNAFWWGGGSNNGRGIHWLAWERLTCPKTKRGLGFRNFEAFNMAMVAKQG, from the coding sequence ATGTCCCATGCGGATAAAGAAGACTTGTCTGGTGTTCTTGGAGTTCGACATGTTCTAGGTACGGGTATTTATCTTGGTTTACCATCTATGATAGGTCGGAgcaaaaaaatcacattttcttATATCAAAGACCGTATATGGAAGCGTATAAATTCTTGGCGAGGGCGAGCGTTGTCAAAGGCCGGTAAAGAGGTAATGATCAAATCGGTACTTCAGGCTATTCCTTCATATGTCATGAGTATGTATATACTTCCCTCATCTTTTATTGGagatattgaaaaaatgttAAATGCATTTTGGTGGGGAGGAGGTAGTAATAACGGGAGAGGCATACATTGGCTGGCATGGGAAAGACTTACATGTCCTAAGACTAAACGAGGTTTAGGTTTTCGTAATTTTGAAGCTTTTAACATGGCTATGGTGGCGAAACAAGGATGA
- the LOC123894750 gene encoding dnaJ homolog subfamily B member 1, protein MGVDYYNILKVDKNATEDDLKKAYRKLAMKWHPDKNPTNKKEAEANFKQISEAYMVLSDPQRRIVYDQHGEQGLNDNRPPQENESSSGNNPRSAEDIFAEFFGSSPLNFGSSGPGRSQRFPSDGGGGGGFNGDFNFRKHSERPNTPKKPPPVETKLPCSLEELYSGSTRKMKISRTAFDACGREVKETEILSIGVKPGWKKGTKITFPDKGNQQLNQLPADLVFVIDEKPHELFKRDGNDLIVNQKITLAEAIGGTSLNIRTLDKRSLCVPVKNIVSPGYEHVVSNEGMPITKEPGHRGNLRIIFEIKFPTKLTPEQRAGLKRALRG, encoded by the exons atgggtgtggattattataatatattgaagGTAGATAAAAATGCTACAGAAGATGATTTGAAGAAAGCATATAGAAAATTGGCTATGAAATGGCACCCTGACAAGAACCCTACCAACAAAAAAGAAGCTGAAGccaatttcaaacaaatctCTGAGGCTTATATG GTATTGAGTGATCCTCAGAGAAGAATTGTTTATGATCAACATGGAGAACAAGGGTTAAATGATAATAGGCCACCACAAGAAAATGAGTCATCTAGTGGAAATAATCCAAGAAGTGCAGAGGATATCTTTGCAGAATTCTTTGGAAGTAGTCCTTTGAATTTTGGATCATCTGGGCCAGGGAGGTCTCAGAGATTTCCATCTGAtggtggtggaggaggtggATTCAATGGAGATTTTAATTTCAGAAAACATAGTGAAAGACCAAATACGCCGAAGAAACCACCACCTGTGGAGACCAAATTGCCTTGTAGTTTGGAAGAGTTGTATTCTGGTTCTACAAGGAAAATGAAGATCTCAAGGACTGCATTCGATGCTTGCGG AAGGGAAGTTAAAGAAACTGAGATATTAAGCATTGGAGTAAAGCCAGGATGGAAAAAAGGAACAAAGATTACATTCCCAGATAAAGGGAATCAGCAACTAAATCAACTTCCAGCTGATCTTGTATTTGTGATTGATGAGAAACCTCATGAATTATTCAAGAGAGATGGGAATGACTTAATTGTGAACCAAAAGATAACACTAGCAGAAGCTATTGGAGGAACTTCATTAAATATTAGAACACTTGACAAACGTAGTTTATGTGTTCCAGTTAAAAACATTGTGAGTCCTGGTTATGAGCATGTTGTTTCTAATGAAGGAATGCCAATAACAAAGGAACCTGGTCATAGGGGTAATTTAAGGATCATATTTGAGATTAAGTTCCCTACAAAATTGACACCAGAACAACGTGCTGGACTAAAGAGAGCATTGAGAGGTTGA
- the LOC123898043 gene encoding E3 ubiquitin-protein ligase At1g63170-like: MANPTQHVIIDISTSTSETAPRVNGVEDFGGGGSGRLRVSRQNSNGSNSRLNRGDSSSRGGRGRSPLNSGFWISLQFIFTLSQIVASFVVLSSSRYEHPQAPLFAWIVGYAIGCIVSLPLLVWRYYYTREQYLSQNNSTIDDPSGTLLSNSTTIQGEDDVHVVVAASSRTNQVSWVMNQRLKILVEYIKIIVDLFFAIWFVIGNVWIFGGPSSANEAPNLYRLCVVFLTLSCIGYAMPFILCLTICCCLPCIISALGVTEDVTQTRGATSETINALPTYKFKTTRSKNEDESSPTTIEGGIVAEGTEKERMISGEDAVCCICILNYENEDELRELPCSHLFHKECVDKWLKINALCPLCKSDVAGDPTRVVSEENSTQQRGDSRVENSNVNTSSL, from the exons ATGGCAAATCCTACTCAGCATGTCATCATTGATATATCAACTTCAACTTCTGAAACGGCTCCTCGTGTTAATGGGGTAGAAGATTTTGGTGGGGGTGGAAGTGGTAGATTGCGTGTTTCTCGTCAAAATTCAAATGGGTCAAATTCCAGGTTGAATAGAGGAGATTCATCATCACGAGGAGGGCGCGGTAGGAGTCCGTTGAATTCAGGGTTTTGGATTTCTTTACAATTTATTTTCACATTAAGtcaaattgttgcttcttttgttgttctttcTTCGTCAAGATATGAACATCCACAAGCACCATTGTTTGCTTGGATTGTTGGTTATGCTATTGGATGTATTGTTTCTCTCCCTTTGCTCGTATGGCGTTATTATTATACTAGAGAACAATATTTATCTCAAAATAATTCTACCATTGATGATCCTTCTGGTACACTTCTTTCAAATTCCACCACAATTCAAGGTGAAGATGATGTTCATGTTGTTGTTGCGGCTTCCTCCAGAACCAATCAAGTTTCATGGGTGATGAATCAGag ACTAAAGATACTCGTGGAATACATCAAAATCATTgtagatttattttttgcaatatGGTTTGTTATCGGAAATGTATGGATTTTTGGAGGACCCTCGTCCGCCAATGAAGCGCCTAACTTGTACCG GTTATGTGTAGTGTTTCTTACTCTTAGTTGTATCGGTTACGCAATGCCCTTCATTCTATGTTTAACAATTTGCTGCTGTCTTCCTTGTATAATCTCCGCTCTTGGGGTCACAGAGGATGTAACACAAACCCGTGGTGCAACCTCTGAAACTATTAATGCTTTACCGACTTATAAATTCAAAACGACGAGAAGTAAAAATGAAGACGAAAGCAGTCCAACAACTATTGAAGGTGGAATTGTAGCCGAAGGAACGGAAAAGGAACGCATGATATCTGGAGAAGATGCT GTTTGTTGCATATGCATCCTGAATtatgaaaatgaagatgagtTGAGAGAATTGCCATGTTCACATCTTTTCCACAAAGAGTGTGTAGACAAGTGGTTGAAGATAAATGCATTATGCCCGCTTTGCAAGAGTGATGTTGCTGGGGATCCAACAAGAGTAGTCAGCGAGGAAAATTCCACCCAACAAAGGGGTGATAGCAGGGTTGAGAATAGTAATGTCAATACCTCCTCATTGTAA
- the LOC123894749 gene encoding death-inducer obliterator 1 encodes MLMVGMSNNFVSESVTSRQMAQLEPIMNKVDSSGLVRPVSSDSVQGTSNGEPTPQGLPLSNRQITMLNNLGSNHLSAAPKRKATIELPSGSFITPSKREKPMTNRPWMQQGSNKGSQQIQSPSNASRMQHSASFSKRKTQTDSASSKSGTPRSSNSKNQIAQMKESSKVQSESSKIVRSKMRESLASALALVSQQDKPLVSNNDKPNDTANSSQCAGSASVSADTAVEQRQEICQSVNSSLAAADSIDHVIGEHMNSTSIEDFSEKPKDFGAGFTNVANNEDMLISDKQDFQSNYTLTTDDVPFSDTFFVKDELLQGNGLSWVFPDIDHMMDMDDQRESQNMLEKKLEPEETGGVCSEVVPLPELLASRIEEELFKLFGGVNKKYKEKGRSLLFNLKDRNNPELRERVMFGKIPPEQLCSMTAEELASKELSEWRIAKAEEFDKMVVLPDSDVDIRRLVRKTHKGEFQVEVEHEDNVPVEEVSGGKNSVVRSRPVEKGVGATSPSKPGVIKSDVNTGNEKRNLQTDNQFSITISSNDGTDPMQGLMTDDALKVPDFLPETFDEFMEALDSEPPFENLPLESGKVPSSDKDVSGVGSKSKSSDLTLSEQDDVSANKSDKLQSTDVEEEKKVNTEAGSVSSDAKYSESRRDTKPTDGHTKEISTDGKKPTSNLLKTTPIKGECLWEGMLQPNISTTDSVISIFKSGEKTSTKDWPGFLEIKGRVRLDAFEKFLLELPQSRTRAIMVSHFISKGSTPEEQATLREVADSYILDERVGFGEPVHGVELYFCPPHKKTVEMLSKILPKEQIEAVNTIDNGLIGVIVWRKTNITTSISPTTQSHNKHSSKRQNFSRRHQDTNVNVNSTHNAVPSSGFKTTVSEPPGGDDDDDEVPPGFGPPVARVEDDLPEYNFSGSSNPSSHLVQKPMRPVMVPSHSVGQTPSRPAQQMRELVHKYGQNKTTVSSVNWQDKFGGSIQPWNDDDDDIPEWQPQINNQNQFPTQQTMHNFHLRPHTVNQSFAGLPQQQIMPTQYLQPTMNVTHVQRNFGPQWVPPIQGNNIQPNGAQPYGTPTQGTPWSRSRGL; translated from the exons ATGCTAATGGTTGGAATGTCGAATAATTTTGTTTCCGAGTCAGTAACCAGCCGGCAGATGGCTCAATTGGAACCTATTATGAACAAGGTTGATTCGTCGGGACTTGTGCGTCCTGTATCAAGTGATTCTGTGCAGGGGACCTCGAACGGTGAACCAACGCCTCAAGGGTTACCGCTTTCTAATCGGCAGATTACAATGTTGAATAATTTAGGGTCAAATCATCTGTCAGCAGCTCCTAAGCGGAAGGCAACGATTGAACTGCCTTCGGGGAGCTTCATAACACCTAGCAAGCGGGAGAAACCAATGACAAATAGACCTTGGATGCAGCAAGGATCAAACAAAGGTTCCCAACAGATCCAGTCTCCATCAAATGCTTCTAGGATGCAGCATTCAGCATCATTTAGTAAGAGAAAAACACAAACGGATTCCGCCTCCAGCAAATCTGGGACGCCTCGGTCCTCAAATTCTAAAAATCAGATTGCACAGATGAAAGAATCCTCCAAGGTTCAATCTGAATCATCTAAGATTGTTAGGTCCAAGATGAGAGAATCATTAGCTTCTGCTCTGGCGTTGGTATCCCAGCAAGATAAACCTTTAGTCTCAAACAATGACAAACCAAATGATACTGCCAATAGCTCTCAATGTGCTGGATCAGCATCTGTGTCCGCTGACACTGCTGTGGAGCAACGGCAGGAAATTTGTCAATCTGTTAATTCCTCTTTAGCTGCGGCTGATTCCATTGACCATGTGATAGGAGAGCACATGAATAGTACATCTATTGAAGATTTTTCTGAAAAACCTAAGGACTTTGGAGCGGGATTCACAAACGTGGCAAACAATGAAGATATGCTGATTTCTGATAAGCAAGATTTCCAGTCTAACTACACTTTGACTACTGATGATGTTCCTTTCAGCGACACTTTCTTTGTGAAAGATGAACTTTTGCAGGGAAATGGTCTTTCCTGGGTATTTCCTGATATCGACCATATGATGGACATGGATGATCAAAGGGAAAGTCAAAATATGTTAGAGAAGAAATTGGAACCTGAGGAAACCGGTGGAGTTTGTAGTGAGGTGGTCCCTTTACCTGAACTTTTAGCATCAAGGATAGAAGAAGAGCTCTTCAAACTGTTTGGAGGCGTGAATAAGAAATACAAAGAGAAGGGAAGGTCTCTTTTGTTCAACTTGAAAGATCGCAATAATCCTGAACTTAGAGAAAGGgttatgtttggtaaaattcCTCCAGAACAATTATGTTCCATGACTGCCGAGGAACTTGCTTCGAAGGAGCTTTCTGAGTGGCGGATAGCCAAGGCTGAGGAGTTTGATAAAATGGTGGTTTTACCCGATTCGGATGTTGATATCAGACGTTTAGTCAGGAAAACACATAAAGGTGAATTTCAAGTGGAAGTTGAACATGAAGACAATGTTCCAGTGGAAGAGGTGTCCGGTGGCAAAAATTCTGTTGTTCGAAGCCGACCAGTTGAAAAGGGCGTGGGTGCCACTTCTCCTTCTAAACCTGGTGTAATCAAAAGCGATGTGAACACTGGCAATGAAAAGAGAAACTTACAGACGGATAATCAATTTTCCATCACCATTTCTTCCAATGATGGGACTGATCCAATGCAAGGGCTTATGACTGATGATGCATTGAAGGTCCCTGACTTTCTTCCAGAAACTTTTGATGAATTCATGGAAGCCCTTGATTCTGAGCCACCATTTGAAAATTTACCTCTAGAGTCTGGAAAAGTACCTAGCTCAGACAAGGATGTTTCCGGGGTtggatcaaaatcaaaatcttctGATTTAACTTTAAGTGAGCAAGATGATGTCAGTGCTAATAAGTCTGATAAGCTTCAAAGCACAGATGtggaggaagaaaaaaaagttaacacGGAAGCAGGGTCCGTTTCGTCTGATGCAAAATACAGTGAAAGTCGACGCGACACAAAGCCGACTGACGGACATACCAAGGAAATATCAACTGATGGCAAGAAGCCAACTTCCAATTTGTTGAAAACTACACCCATTAAGGGTGAATGCCTCTGGGAGGGAATGCTTCAGCCAAACATCTCAACCACTGATTCAGTCATTAGCATCTTCAAAAG TGGTGAGAAAACTTCTACCAAAGACTGGCCTGGATTTCTCGAGATCAAGGGAAGGGTTCGACTGGATGCATTTGAAAAATTTCTGCTAGAGCTTCCACAGTCAAGAACTCGTGCCATAATG GTTTCACATTTTATTTCCAAAGGCTCCACCCCTGAGGAGCAAGCAACTCTCCGTGAG GTGGCTGACTCATATATTTTGGACGAAAGAGTGGGATTTGGGGAACCTGTGCATGGAGTTGAACTTTACTTTTGCCCACCACATAAGAAAACAGTTGAAATGCTCAGCAAGATACTTCCAAAGGAACAAATTGAGGCAGTTAATACTATTGATAATGGTCTAATTGGTGTTATTGTATggagaaaaactaatataacTACATCTATATCTCCCACCACGCAATCACACAACAAACATAGCTCTAAAAGGCAAAACTTTAGTAGAAGACACCAAGATACTAATGTGAATGTCAATTCTACCCATAATGCAGTACCCTCTTCGGGGTTTAAGACAACCGTGAGTGAACCTCCGGGTGGTGATGATGACGATGACGAAGTTCCTCCTGGATTCGGGCCACCGGTTGCCCGGGTCGAGGATGACCTCCCGGAGTATAATTTTTCCGGTAGTTCAAATCCATCATCACACTTGGTTCAAAAACCTATGAGACCAGTTATGGTCCCATCTCACTCGGTTGGCCAAACCCCTTCACGTCCTGCACAACAAATGAGAGAACTTGTACACAAATATGggcaaaacaaaacaactgtATCTTCAGTAAACTGGCAGGACAAATTTGGTGGGTCAATTCAGCCCTGGaatgatgacgatgatgataTACCTGAATGGCAACCTCAAATCAACAACCAGAATCAGTTTCCTACCCAACAAACTATGCATAATTTTCATCTTAGACCTCACACTGTGAATCAATCATTTGCGGGTTTACCCCAGCAACAAATTATGCCGACACAATATCTGCAACCCACTATGAATGTAACACATGTACAACGAAACTTTGGCCCTCAGTGGGTTCCTCCAATCCAGGGTAACAATATACAACCAAATGGTGCACAACCCTATGGAACACCTACACAAGGAACACCATGGTCTAGAAGTAGAGGACTTTAG